A region from the Myripristis murdjan chromosome 23, fMyrMur1.1, whole genome shotgun sequence genome encodes:
- the cwf19l1 gene encoding CWF19-like protein 1 has product MGEQPLRVLACGDVEGRVNALFNRVQTIQKKSGQFDLLLCVGEFFGVTPEAEAEWHQYKSGAKKAPIHTYILGAASQETVKYFPSADGCELAENITYLGRRGVFTGASGLQIAYVSGREALQEPAPAHCFTPKDLLTLVESLTNNSKFRGVDILLTSQWPRGVWQYANNPEVNTKFCGTSSVARLAEKLKPRYHFAALEGAHYERLPYRNHMVLQENAQHVSRFIALATVNNPAKKKYLYAFNIIPMKTMDPSELVKQPQDVTENPYRRSGKDEAELHKHTSGFQSAGAEEPACQFFFDLSKKQGGGGRGRKRHSEGDRHQQGQPHDGDRHHQGQPKQPRRPPQPTGPCWFCLASPQVEKHLVISIGTHCYLALAKGGLTPQHLLILPIGHYQSVVELSSDVVEEMNRYKAALRSFYKSRGQRCVLFERNYRSQHLQLQVVPVPLSHCTTEDIKEAFMVQAQEQQMELMEIPEHTDLKQIAPPGTPYFYVELDSGEKLYYRIQKHFPLQFGREVLASEAVLNIPTRADWKECKQSREEEEECSRRLRDEFQPYDFALDD; this is encoded by the exons ATGGGAGAGCAGCCTCTGAGAGT cctgGCATGTGGTGATGTTGAGGGCAGGGTGAATGCTCTGTTCAACCGAGTGCAGACCATCCAGAAGAAGAGTGGCCAGTTTGAT ctcctgctgtgtgttggGGAGTTTTTTGGAGTCACACCGGAGGCCGAGGCCGAGTGGCACCAGTACAAATCTGGAGCCAAGAAAG CTCCCATCCACACTTACATCCTTGGAGCAGCCAGCCAGGAGACAGTCAAGTATTTCCCCAGTGCAGATGGCTGTGAGCTGGCTGAAAACATCACCTACCTAG gtcGTCGGGGTGTGTTCACAGGGGCATCAGGCCTGCAGATAGCCTACGTTAGCGGTAGAGAGGCCCTCCAGGAGCCGGCCCCTGCCCACTGCTTCACACCCAAAGACCTGCTGACCCTGGTGGAGTCGCTGACCAACAACTCCAAGTTCAGAGGAGTGGACATCCTGCTGACGTCTCAGTGGCCCCGAGGAGTGTGGCAGTACGCCAATAACCcg gAAGTGAACACTAAGTTCTGTGGGACGAGCTCTGTCGCCAGACTGGCTGAGAAACTGAAGCCACGCTACCACTTTGCTGCACTAGAGGGCGCTCATTACGAACGACTGCCATACAG GAACCACATGGTCCTTCAGGAGAATGCGCAGCATGTCAGCCGCTTCATCGCCTTAGCAACTGTCAACAACCCTGCCAagaagaag TATCTGTATGCCTTCAACATAATTCCCATGAAGACTATGGATCCGTCAGAGCTGGTGAAGCAGCCTCAGGACGTCACAGAAAACCCATACAGACGCTCTGGGAAAGACGAGGCcgagctgcacaaacacaccagcgGCTTCCAAAGTGCAGGGGCCGAG GAGCCAGCCTGCCAGTTTTTCTTTGACCTGAGCAAAAAGCAGGGCGGGGGTGGCCGCGGCAGGAAGAGGCACTCAGAGGGGGACAGGCATCAGCAGGGACAGCCGCATGATGGAGACAGGCACCACCAGGGACAGCCCAAACAGCCTCGCAGGCCCC CTCAGCCCACTGGGCCCTGTTGGTTCTGTCTGGCCAGTCCTCAGGTGGAGAAACACCTGGTCATCAGCATAGGAACACAT TGTTACCTGGCTCTGGCTAAAGGGGGTCTGACCCCCCAGCACCTGCTGATCCTCCCCATCGGACACTACCAGTCTGTGGTGGAGCTGAGCTCCGACGTGGTGGAGGAGATGAACAGGTACAAAGCTGCCCTGAGGAGCTTCTACAAGAGCAGAGGGCAGCGCTGTGTGCTGTTCGAGAGGAACTACAGGAGCCAGCATCTGCagctgcag GTCGTCCCGGTGCCATTAAGTCACTGCACCACTGAGGACATCAAAGAGGCCTTCATGGTCCAGGCCCAGGAACAGcagatggagctgatggagatTCCTGAACACACAGACCTCAaacag attgCTCCTCCAGGGACTCCATACTTCTATGTGGAGTTGGACTCGGGGGAGAAACTCTACTACCGCATCCAGAAGCATTTCCCTCTGCAGTTTGGCAG GGAGGTGCTGGCCAGCGAGGCGGTGCTGAACATCCCGACCCGTGCAGACTGGAAGGAGTgtaagcagagcagagaggaggaggaggagtgcagcAGGCGACTACGAGACGAATTCCAACCATATGACTTCGCCTTGGacgactaa
- the LOC115355508 gene encoding CD9 antigen-like isoform X2, which translates to MGGLQCIKYLMFIFNFLFWLAGTGVLAVGLWLRFDSRTAGLFEGEDSPSVFFTGVYILIAAGALMMVVGFLGCCGAIKESPCMLGLFFFCLLVIFAVEVAAGIWGLSNKDRVVEDVTEFYKQTYNNYRDTRQEALKETLRLIHFGLSCCGPTGTVIDAAKDTCPKKEGLEAFITTSCPAAIDEMFNNKLHIIGGVGIGIGVIMIFGMIFSMLLCCAIKRSRDFV; encoded by the exons ATGGGAGGACTGCAGTGCATCAAGTACCTGATGTTTATCTTCAACTTTCTCTTCTGG ctggcAGGCACTGGGGTGCTGGCTGTGGGACTGTGGCTGCGTTTTGACTCCAGGACAGCGGGACTGTTTGAAGGAGAGGACTCGCCTTCAGTCTTCTTCACTG gtgtaTACATCCTGATTGCAGCAGGGGCTCTGATGATGGTTGTGGGCTTCCTGGGATGCTGTGGAGCCATCAAGGAGTCGCcatgcatgctgggattg TTTTTCTTCTGCTTGCTCGTCATCTTTGCTGTAGAAGTGGCTGCAGGGATCTGGGGCCTCTCCAACAAGGACAGg GTGGTGGAGGACGTCACAGAGTTTTACAAGCAGACGTACAACAACTACAGAGACACCAGACAGGAGGCACTGAAGGAGACTCTCCGCCTCATCCATTTTGGG CTGAGCTGCTGCGGTCCCACAGGAACGGTGATTGACGCCGCCAAAGATACCTGCCCCAAGAAGGAGGGGCTGGAGGCTTTCATCACCACG agcTGTCCTGCTGCCATCGACGAGATGTTCAACAACAAACTTCACATCATCGGCGGGGTGGGCATTGGCATCGGAGTCATCATG ATCTTTGGGATGAtcttcagcatgctgctctgctgtgccATCAAAAGGTCCAGGGACTTTGTCTAA
- the LOC115355508 gene encoding CD9 antigen-like isoform X1 translates to MAALTGGELCAKYVLFIFNFIFWLAGTGVLAVGLWLRFDSRTAGLFEGEDSPSVFFTGVYILIAAGALMMVVGFLGCCGAIKESPCMLGLFFFCLLVIFAVEVAAGIWGLSNKDRVVEDVTEFYKQTYNNYRDTRQEALKETLRLIHFGLSCCGPTGTVIDAAKDTCPKKEGLEAFITTSCPAAIDEMFNNKLHIIGGVGIGIGVIMIFGMIFSMLLCCAIKRSRDFV, encoded by the exons ATGGCCGCTCTAACCGGAGGAGAGTTGTGCGCCAAATACGTCCTATTCATCTTTAATTTCATCTTCTGG ctggcAGGCACTGGGGTGCTGGCTGTGGGACTGTGGCTGCGTTTTGACTCCAGGACAGCGGGACTGTTTGAAGGAGAGGACTCGCCTTCAGTCTTCTTCACTG gtgtaTACATCCTGATTGCAGCAGGGGCTCTGATGATGGTTGTGGGCTTCCTGGGATGCTGTGGAGCCATCAAGGAGTCGCcatgcatgctgggattg TTTTTCTTCTGCTTGCTCGTCATCTTTGCTGTAGAAGTGGCTGCAGGGATCTGGGGCCTCTCCAACAAGGACAGg GTGGTGGAGGACGTCACAGAGTTTTACAAGCAGACGTACAACAACTACAGAGACACCAGACAGGAGGCACTGAAGGAGACTCTCCGCCTCATCCATTTTGGG CTGAGCTGCTGCGGTCCCACAGGAACGGTGATTGACGCCGCCAAAGATACCTGCCCCAAGAAGGAGGGGCTGGAGGCTTTCATCACCACG agcTGTCCTGCTGCCATCGACGAGATGTTCAACAACAAACTTCACATCATCGGCGGGGTGGGCATTGGCATCGGAGTCATCATG ATCTTTGGGATGAtcttcagcatgctgctctgctgtgccATCAAAAGGTCCAGGGACTTTGTCTAA